A part of Campylobacter ureolyticus ACS-301-V-Sch3b genomic DNA contains:
- the acpP gene encoding acyl carrier protein, which translates to MAVFEDVRDVVVEQLSVDADAVKLDSKIVEDLGADSLDVVELIMALEDKFDVEIPDSDAEKLLTIKDVVDYIEKL; encoded by the coding sequence ATGGCAGTTTTTGAAGATGTAAGAGATGTAGTTGTAGAACAACTTAGTGTAGATGCGGATGCTGTAAAACTTGATTCTAAAATCGTAGAAGATTTAGGTGCTGATAGCTTAGATGTTGTTGAGCTTATTATGGCTTTAGAAGACAAATTTGATGTTGAAATTCCAGATAGTGATGCAGAAAAACTACTTACCATAAAAGATGTAGTTGATTATATAGAAAAACTTTAA
- the fabG gene encoding 3-oxoacyl-ACP reductase FabG: MEFSGKNVLITGASRGIGAQIAKTLASKGLKVWINYRSKPEIADALCEEITKNGFKAAVIKFDATNEDDFIEAIKTIIDSDGELSYLVNNAGITNDKLAIRMKLEDFTSVINANLTSAFIGSKEALKVMSKKRFGSVVNIASIVGEMGNAGQVNYSASKGGMIAMSKSFAKEGASRGIRFNCVTPGFIATDMTEVLSDEIKQGYINAIPLKRLGDPKDIANAVAFLLSDDAGYITGEVLKVNGGLYM, translated from the coding sequence ATGGAATTTAGCGGTAAAAATGTTTTAATTACAGGAGCAAGTCGTGGCATTGGTGCCCAAATTGCTAAAACTTTAGCTTCAAAAGGTCTTAAAGTTTGGATAAATTATCGCTCAAAGCCAGAAATTGCTGATGCTCTATGCGAAGAGATTACTAAAAATGGCTTTAAAGCAGCGGTTATTAAATTTGATGCAACAAACGAAGATGATTTTATAGAAGCTATAAAAACTATAATTGATTCAGATGGTGAGCTAAGCTATTTGGTAAATAATGCAGGTATTACAAATGATAAGTTAGCTATTAGAATGAAACTTGAAGATTTTACAAGTGTAATAAATGCAAATTTAACATCTGCATTTATAGGAAGCAAAGAAGCTTTAAAAGTTATGAGTAAAAAACGCTTTGGTTCAGTTGTAAACATTGCTTCAATTGTTGGTGAGATGGGAAATGCTGGTCAAGTTAATTACTCAGCTAGCAAAGGCGGAATGATAGCTATGAGTAAAAGTTTTGCTAAAGAAGGAGCTAGTAGAGGAATTCGCTTTAATTGTGTAACTCCTGGATTTATCGCTACTGATATGACAGAAGTTTTAAGTGATGAAATCAAACAAGGATATATAAACGCAATTCCACTTAAAAGACTTGGAGATCCAAAAGATATAGCAAATGCAGTTGCTTTTTTATTAAGCGATGATGCAGGCTATATTACAGGAGAAGTTTTAAAAGTAAATGGTGGATTATATATGTAA
- a CDS encoding beta-ketoacyl-ACP synthase III yields the protein MKKASMISIAAYAPEHILTNHDLEKMVETSDDWITKRTGIKTRHIAKDEVTSDLGYKAAKLAIKRANLSIDDIDCIICATISPDYLCMPSTACRIADLLGIDDVMAFDISAACSGFIYLIEIAKSMVESGLKKNILIIGAEKLSSIVNWNDRTTCVLFGDGAGAAVISESKDENYIIDTHTSSDGSKGDLLITPGCGSKNPASNFVIENNLQFIHMKGNEVFKTAINTLTNDVLKILEKNKISSEKISLFVPHQANLRIINAVKDRLNLSDNQCVVTVDKFGNTSSASIPMALNYAYENNNLKNGDLLLLDAFGGGFTWGSALIKFGGK from the coding sequence ATGAAAAAAGCATCTATGATATCTATCGCAGCTTATGCGCCTGAACATATTTTAACAAATCATGACTTAGAAAAAATGGTAGAAACAAGTGATGATTGGATCACAAAAAGAACTGGTATCAAAACCAGACATATAGCCAAAGATGAAGTTACGAGTGATTTGGGATATAAAGCTGCAAAACTTGCTATAAAAAGAGCAAATTTAAGCATAGATGATATTGATTGTATTATTTGTGCTACTATCTCGCCTGATTATCTATGTATGCCATCAACTGCATGTAGGATAGCCGATCTTTTAGGCATTGATGATGTTATGGCATTTGATATAAGTGCTGCTTGTAGTGGATTTATCTATTTGATAGAAATAGCAAAAAGCATGGTTGAAAGTGGACTTAAAAAAAATATTTTAATAATTGGAGCCGAAAAGCTTAGCTCGATTGTAAATTGGAATGATAGGACAACTTGTGTTTTATTTGGCGATGGTGCAGGTGCGGCTGTTATTTCAGAAAGTAAGGATGAAAACTACATCATAGACACACACACTTCAAGTGATGGAAGTAAGGGTGACTTGCTTATAACTCCAGGATGTGGATCAAAAAATCCTGCTTCAAATTTTGTTATAGAAAATAATCTTCAATTTATCCACATGAAAGGTAATGAAGTTTTTAAAACAGCCATTAACACTCTTACAAATGATGTTTTAAAAATTTTAGAAAAAAATAAAATTTCAAGTGAAAAAATTAGCCTCTTTGTTCCTCATCAAGCAAATTTAAGAATAATAAATGCAGTAAAAGATAGGCTTAATTTAAGTGATAATCAGTGCGTTGTAACTGTTGATAAATTTGGAAATACCAGCTCTGCTTCTATTCCAATGGCATTAAATTATGCTTATGAAAATAACAATTTAAAAAATGGAGATTTGCTTTTACTTGATGCTTTTGGTGGGGGATTTACTTGGGGATCTGCTCTTATTAAATTTGGCGGCAAATAA
- the plsX gene encoding phosphate acyltransferase PlsX, whose translation MIKIAVDAMGGDFGCEPIVKGVVEALKQREFEPFLVGDEEAIKEFIPNEFIDRVRFVQADEILTMKEEATSAFKKPNTSIYKAIELVKDGVCEAIVSAGHSGATMSLATLKIGRLSGVLRPGIATFMPCSKEGSKTLLLDVGANVDCKAEHIFQFGVLGLAYARNIMNIKNPKIGILSNGEEESKGDEPTKEAFKLLKRLDSFIGNVEGAQIFDGSVDVVVCDGFVGNIVLKTSEGAAAAISKLIKNEIKNSFLAKLGGLLLKPGFKNIKKQTDYAEYGGAPLLGIKKCVIISHGKSSSKAIKNAIFQAIAFAKSDITCDVVNELEKFKKDK comes from the coding sequence ATGATAAAGATAGCAGTAGATGCTATGGGTGGGGATTTTGGCTGCGAACCTATCGTAAAAGGTGTTGTAGAAGCCTTAAAACAAAGGGAATTTGAACCTTTCTTAGTAGGCGATGAAGAGGCCATAAAGGAATTTATCCCTAATGAGTTTATAGATAGAGTTAGATTTGTTCAAGCTGATGAAATTCTAACTATGAAAGAGGAAGCTACAAGTGCTTTTAAAAAACCAAATACAAGCATCTACAAAGCTATTGAGTTGGTAAAAGATGGAGTTTGTGAAGCTATTGTATCTGCTGGACATAGCGGTGCAACTATGAGTTTAGCAACTCTTAAAATCGGTAGACTAAGTGGAGTTTTAAGACCAGGTATTGCGACATTTATGCCTTGTAGTAAAGAAGGAAGCAAAACTCTTTTGCTTGATGTTGGGGCAAATGTTGATTGCAAAGCAGAACATATTTTTCAATTTGGTGTTTTAGGACTTGCTTATGCAAGAAATATTATGAATATTAAAAATCCTAAAATAGGAATTTTATCCAACGGAGAAGAAGAGAGCAAAGGTGATGAACCAACAAAAGAGGCTTTTAAACTTTTAAAAAGATTAGATTCTTTTATTGGAAATGTCGAAGGGGCTCAAATTTTTGATGGTTCGGTTGATGTTGTTGTTTGCGATGGGTTTGTTGGAAATATCGTTTTAAAAACAAGCGAAGGCGCAGCAGCTGCTATAAGTAAGCTTATAAAAAATGAAATTAAAAACTCATTTTTGGCAAAACTTGGAGGACTTCTTTTAAAGCCTGGATTTAAAAATATCAAAAAACAAACTGATTATGCAGAGTATGGTGGAGCACCACTTTTAGGCATTAAAAAGTGCGTTATCATAAGCCATGGAAAAAGTTCATCAAAAGCTATTAAAAATGCTATCTTTCAAGCAATCGCTTTTGCAAAATCAGACATTACTTGCGATGTCGTAAATGAGCTTGAAAAGTTTAAAAAAGATAAATAA
- the rpmF gene encoding 50S ribosomal protein L32, with product MAVPKRRVSKTRAAKRRTHYSVKLPIPVKDKDGSWKIPHRANKTTGEY from the coding sequence ATGGCAGTTCCAAAAAGACGCGTTAGTAAAACTAGAGCAGCGAAAAGAAGAACACATTATAGTGTAAAACTTCCTATTCCTGTAAAAGATAAAGACGGTAGCTGGAAAATACCACACCGCGCAAATAAAACAACCGGCGAATACTAA
- the ndk gene encoding nucleoside-diphosphate kinase: protein MQRTLSIIKPDAVKKGVIGKIIDRFESNGLRIAAMKKVRLSKCDAKAFYAVHKERPFFGELVDFMVSGPVVVMVLEGNDAVAKNRELMGATNPKEAAKGTIRADFAESIDANAVHGSDSLENAKTEIAFFFAQREIC from the coding sequence ATGCAAAGAACACTATCTATAATAAAACCTGATGCTGTAAAAAAAGGCGTTATTGGAAAAATAATTGATAGATTTGAGTCAAACGGACTAAGAATTGCAGCTATGAAAAAAGTTAGACTTAGTAAATGTGATGCAAAAGCATTTTACGCAGTTCATAAAGAAAGACCTTTTTTTGGTGAGTTAGTTGATTTTATGGTAAGCGGTCCTGTTGTTGTTATGGTTTTAGAAGGTAATGATGCAGTTGCTAAAAACAGAGAACTTATGGGAGCAACAAACCCAAAAGAAGCAGCAAAAGGAACAATTAGAGCTGATTTTGCTGAAAGCATTGATGCAAATGCAGTTCATGGAAGTGATAGTTTGGAAAATGCAAAAACAGAAATAGCATTTTTCTTCGCACAAAGAGAGATTTGCTAA
- a CDS encoding DUF362 domain-containing protein yields the protein MAVKITDTCISCGSCIDECPVEAIVDDSDNPNGEDIYYVYADKCVECVGHNDSPACADACPTDGCIVWSEVVDGQPHREEISNDQRDGSVAVID from the coding sequence ATGGCAGTTAAAATTACTGATACCTGTATAAGCTGCGGCTCATGCATAGATGAGTGCCCAGTTGAAGCTATTGTAGATGATAGCGATAACCCAAATGGAGAAGATATTTATTATGTTTATGCTGATAAATGTGTTGAGTGCGTAGGTCATAATGACTCACCAGCTTGTGCAGATGCGTGCCCAACTGATGGATGTATTGTTTGGAGTGAAGTTGTTGATGGTCAACCGCACAGAGAAGAGATTTCAAACGATCAAAGAGATGGCAGCGTAGCTGTGATAGATTAA
- a CDS encoding peroxiredoxin, with amino-acid sequence MLVTKKAPDFTATAVLGNNTIVEDFNLYKNLGKNGAVVFFYPKDFTFVCPSEIIAFDHRYNDFKERGIEVIGISTDNEFSHLAWKNTPVNKGGIGNIKYPLVSDITKQISRDFDVLYADAVALRGSFLLDKDGTVRHMVLNDDALGRNIDEMLRMVDTMLFTNEHGVVCPAGWNKGQEGMKANPEGVADYLGKNADKL; translated from the coding sequence ATGTTAGTAACAAAAAAAGCACCTGATTTTACAGCTACAGCTGTATTAGGAAATAACACAATAGTTGAAGATTTTAATCTTTATAAAAATTTAGGTAAAAACGGCGCGGTAGTTTTTTTCTATCCAAAAGATTTTACATTTGTTTGCCCTAGTGAAATAATTGCATTTGATCACAGATATAATGATTTTAAAGAAAGAGGAATTGAAGTTATTGGAATTAGCACTGATAATGAGTTTTCTCATCTTGCTTGGAAAAACACTCCAGTAAATAAAGGTGGAATTGGAAATATTAAATATCCTTTAGTTTCAGATATCACAAAACAAATTTCAAGAGACTTTGATGTACTTTATGCTGATGCAGTTGCACTTAGAGGTTCATTTTTACTTGATAAAGATGGTACTGTAAGACACATGGTTTTAAACGATGATGCACTTGGTAGAAACATAGATGAGATGCTAAGAATGGTTGATACTATGCTATTTACAAATGAGCACGGAGTTGTTTGTCCAGCTGGCTGGAACAAAGGTCAAGAAGGTATGAAAGCAAATCCTGAGGGTGTTGCTGATTATCTAGGTAAAAACGCAGATAAACTATAA
- the tsaD gene encoding tRNA (adenosine(37)-N6)-threonylcarbamoyltransferase complex transferase subunit TsaD: protein MEKNLILGIESSCDDSSIALIDIKTYNCVEYLKISQEKEHCEFGGVVPELAARLHTAALPKLLEKIKQHFDNIAAIAVTNMPGLSVSLVGGVSMAKALSVSLNIPLIEINHLLGHIYSLFLDCEAKFPLGVLLVSGGHTMVLDIDKDKNIKIVAKTGDDSFGESFDKVAKMMNLGYPGGTVIENLAKNGTNKYNFTIPLLHDKRVEYSFSGLKNQVRLAIEECWDLSQTDKENIAFSFQKAAISHIMDKLSKIYEVKKWKNFGVVGGASANLVLRQNLEKLCSKFSANLLTAPLKYCSDNALMIARVGVEKYKMGKFISYQNLEIKPKIDKLCL, encoded by the coding sequence ATGGAAAAAAACTTAATTCTTGGTATAGAAAGTAGTTGTGATGATAGTTCAATTGCTTTAATAGATATAAAAACCTATAATTGCGTAGAATATCTAAAAATATCTCAAGAAAAAGAGCATTGTGAGTTTGGTGGAGTTGTGCCTGAACTTGCAGCAAGGCTTCATACAGCCGCACTTCCTAAACTACTTGAAAAAATAAAACAGCATTTTGACAATATAGCTGCCATTGCAGTTACCAATATGCCAGGTCTTAGTGTGAGCTTGGTTGGTGGTGTAAGTATGGCAAAGGCTTTAAGTGTGTCTTTAAACATTCCATTAATTGAAATAAATCATCTTTTAGGACATATTTACTCACTTTTTTTAGACTGCGAGGCTAAATTTCCACTTGGAGTTTTGCTAGTTAGTGGCGGACACACAATGGTTTTAGATATTGATAAAGACAAAAATATAAAAATAGTAGCAAAAACTGGAGATGACAGCTTTGGTGAGAGCTTTGATAAAGTAGCTAAGATGATGAATTTAGGCTATCCTGGTGGCACGGTAATAGAAAATTTAGCAAAAAACGGTACGAACAAATATAACTTTACAATACCACTTTTGCACGATAAAAGAGTAGAATACAGCTTTTCAGGACTTAAAAATCAAGTAAGATTAGCCATAGAAGAGTGTTGGGATTTAAGTCAAACCGATAAAGAAAATATAGCTTTTTCATTTCAAAAAGCAGCAATTTCACATATAATGGATAAATTAAGTAAAATTTATGAAGTTAAAAAATGGAAAAATTTTGGTGTTGTTGGTGGAGCTAGTGCAAATTTGGTTTTAAGACAAAATTTAGAAAAATTATGCAGTAAATTTAGCGCAAATCTTTTAACCGCACCTCTTAAATACTGCTCAGATAATGCTTTAATGATAGCAAGAGTTGGAGTAGAAAAGTATAAAATGGGTAAATTTATAAGCTACCAAAATTTAGAAATAAAACCTAAAATTGATAAGCTTTGTTTATGA